The window CCTCCCGCTCGTCCTGCACGGCTCCTCGGGCGTGCCGGACGACGGGCTGGTCGCGGCCGTCGGCCGCGGCATCGCCAAGGTCAACGTCGGCACGGCCCTCAACGCCGCCATGACCGGCGCCGTACGGGAGTTCCTCGCCGCCCACCCGGAGGCCGTCGACTCCCGCAAGTACCTCGGGGTGGGCCGGGAGGCGATGGCCCGTGAGGTGACCCGGATCATCGGCCTCCTCTCCGGAGCCCGCCGCTGACCATGCGCAGGACGACCCTCCACCTCGGGGAGCCGCCGGACGTGGTCGCCGCCGGTGTCGGCGTCCACGGCCTGACGAGCCGTACGGACGTCTTCCGGCTCCCCGAGCTGTGGCAGCTCCACCTGTACGGCTGCCACGCCGAACTGGTCGTCGACGGAACCCCGCACACCCTCCGGCCGGGCCGGGTGAGTCTCGTACCGCCCGGCACGACCGTCCGCCACCGCTACCGGGGCCGCTCCGAACACCTCTACGCGCACCTGCGCATCCCGGCCGCCGGACCGGAGCACGCGATCCCCGTCGTCCAGGACGCCGGGGCCGAACTCACCGTGCTCACCTCGCTGTTGCGGGAAGCGGTGGTCGCCGTGCCCGGCTCGACCGAACGGACCCGCGCCGAGGTCTGGGCCGCGCTGTGGCGCATCACCCGTCTGACGCCCGCCCCCGCCGAACGGCACGGCCCGCACCCGGCGTTCGGCGCGGCCGTCGCCCCCGTCGAGGCGCACCTGGCCGAACCGCTCACGGTGCCGGAGATCGCCCGGGCGGCCGGCGTCTCGCACAACCACCTGATCGGGCTCTTCCGCGCCGCGACCGGGGACACCGTGGTCGCCTACGTCCGCCACCGCAGACTCGACCGCGCCCACCATCTGCTGCGCGCCGCGACCCTGTCCATCCCGGCGATCGCCGCCTCGGTCGGCATCCGCGACCTGCAGTCCTTCAACAAGGCCGGCCGGCGCGAACTCGGCGCCTCGCCGCGCGCCCTGCGCGCTAGCCCCTCCTGACGGCCCGCAGCACCACGAACTTCGGATCGCTCGCGACCAGTTCGCAGTTCCCGAACAGCCGCTTGAGGGTCACGTGGTAGCCGAGGTGCCGGTTGCCGATCACCCACAGCTCGCCGCCCGGCCTCAGCGCCCGCTTCGCCCCGGTGAACATCCGCCACGCCGTCGCGTCCGTCGTCGCCTGGTGGGAGTGGAACGGCGGGTTGTTCAGGACGACGTCCACACTTCCCGGTGCCACCCCCGCCAGCCCGTCCCCGACCCGGAACTCGGCATGCCCCGGAACCCCGTTGGCCTTGTAGGTCGCCTCCGCCGAGGCCACCGCCTGGAACGACTCGTCCACGAACAGCACTTCGGCCGTCGGGTCGGCCAGCGCCACCGCCGTACCCACGACGCCGTTGCCGCAGCCCAGGTCCACCACGCGGCCGGCGCCGGGGCCCGGCAGGTGCTGGAGGAAGAAGCGGGTCCCGATGTCGAGCCGGTCGGCGCAGAAGACACCCGCGTGATTGACCACGGTACGGCCCGACACCGCACCGACCCCGCCGGGTACGGCGTAGCTGTACGGCCACGGGTTCGCGGGCCGGTCCAGCGCCGGGTCCGGGGTGCAGAAGATCAGCCGCGCCTTCTGCCGCGCCAGCGACGTCCGGGTCGGCCCGAGGATCCGCTCGAACAACCGGAGCGTGGAGGTGTGGATCTCCTTCACCATTCCGGTGCCGACGACCACGGTGCCCGCGTGCACGGCGGGCGCCAGCCGCAGCAGCTGGTCCTCCAGCATCGCCAGGCTCTTGGGCACCCTGACGAGCAGTACGTCCACGCGCTCCGGCGGCGGGTCCTGCGTGGTGAGGAGCCGTACACCCCCGGGTTCCACGCCGGCCCGCGCCAGGTTCGCGCGGGTCGCCTCCTGGCTCAGGAAGGAGTCCGTGATCTGGGTCGGCCGGTGCTCCGCCAACGCCGTGACCAGCGCACCCCACCGGTCCCCGACCACCACGACCGTGCCCGTGAGCGGCACCTGCTCCTCGGCCAGGTGACGCAGCAGATACGCGTCGGAGGCGTCCCAGGCACGCAGCCGGTCGCGGGGATCCTCGGGGAAACGGGTCAGCTCGACCTCGCCCCACGGTGTCGTCATACGGTCGCTCATCGTGCGTCCAGGCTAGCGGAGCCGCAGATCAGGGGTGGTGGGACGGGCATGGGGCAAGATGGAGCGCGTGGACGCGGAGCTGTTCGGCAGGGAGCGCGCGGAGGTCGCGCCGGGCGCCGTGCACGCCCCGGACTGGCTGGGCGCCGACCGGCAGCGCGAGCTGCTGGCCGCCTGCCGGGACTGGGCGCGGCCCCCGGCCGGGTTGCGCACGGTCCGCACCCCGGGCGGCGGCACGATGACCGCCCGGCAGGTCTGCCTGGGCTGGCACTGGCACCCGTACGCCTACGCCCGCACGGTCGTCGACGGCGACGGGACGCCCGTCAAACCCTTCCCGGCCTGGCTCGACGCGCTCGCCCGCGGCGCGGTGGCCGACGCCCTCGGCCCGGCCGCGGTGCCGGCGGAGCCGTACGACATCGCGCTGATCAACTTCTACGACGGCGACGCCCGGATGGGCATGCACCGCGACGGTGACGAGCGGTCCGACGCACCGGTGGTCTCGCTGAGCCTCGGCGACGGCTGCGTGTTCCGCTTCGGCAACACCGACACGCGCACCAGGCCGTACACCGATGTCGAACTGCGCAGCGGCGACCTGTTCGTGTTCGGTGGCCCCTCCCGGCTCGCCTACCACGGCGTGCCGCGCGTCCACCCCGGCACGGCGCCGCCCTGGCTGGGCCTGGCCGGACGGCTGAACATCACCCTGCGGGTGAGCGGCCTGTGACGGCGACGCAGGCCACCGATGATCCGGATCATGGGAGACTCCCCCTCATGAGCGGCAACGCGGATCCCCGGACGGCGGGGGAGAGGACCCCCTCGAGGGCACGGCTGGACCGGGGACGCGGTGCCCTGGGACCCGCGCTGGAGCTGGTGCACACCGGACGGGCGCCGACCCGTGCCGTGCTCACCGCCGAACTCGGCGTCACCCGTGCGACGGCGGGCGCGGTGGCCGCCGAACTGGAGGCGCTGGGCCTGATCCGGGTGGACGCCCGGCCGGGGGCGGCGGCGGGCTCCCAGGGCCGCCCCTCGCACCGGCTGGAGATCGCCGACGAGGGCCCGGTCGCCCTGGCGGCGCAGGTCCACGCCGACGGGTTCCGGGCCGCGCTGGTCGGGCTGGGCGGGCGGATCGTGGCTACCGCGCCCGGCTGCGAGACCGTCGACGCCGACCCGGCGAAGGTGCTGCGGTCGGTCGTCGAGGCGGGTGCCGAGCTGCTGCGCACCACCGGCCGCCACTGCGTCGGCGCCGGACTCGCCGTGCCGTCCGCCGTCGCCGAACCCGACGGTCTCGCCCTCAACCCGCTGCACCTCGCCTGGCCGGTCGGCGCCCCTGTGCGGCGCACCTTCGCCGAGTGCGTGCGCGCCGCCGGCATCGCCGGACCGGCGTTCGCGGGCAACGACGTCAACCTCGCCGCGCTCGCCGAGCACCGGCACGGCGCCGGCCGGGGCGCCCGCGACCTGCTGTGCGTGGCCACCGGGCACCGCGGCGTCGGCGGCGCCCTGGTCCTCGACGGCCGCCTGCACACCGGCAGTTCGGGCCTTGCCCTGGAGGTCGGCCACCTCACCGTCAACCCGGAGGGCCGGCCCTGCCACTGCGGCAGCCGGGGCTGCCTGGACGTCGAGGCCGACCCGCTGGCCCTGCTGGTGGAGGCGGGCCGGGAGCCGGGTCCCGAGGTGTCCCTGCTCCAGCAGGCCAACGACCTGCTGCGCACCCAGTACGGCGATCCGGCCGTCCGCCGGGCCGCCGAGGCCCTCATCGACCGCCTCGGCCTCGGCCTCGCCGGGCTGGTCAACATCCTCAACCCCGACCGCATCATCCTCGGCGGCCTGCACCGCACGCTCCTGGACGCCGACGCCGGGAGGCTGCGGGCGGTCGTCGCCGACCGCAGTCTGTGGGGCCAGAGCGGCGGCGTACCGATCCTGCCGTGCACCCTCGACCACAACAGCCTGGTCGGCGCGGCCGAGTTGGCCTGGCAGCCGGTACTGGACGACCCGCTGGGGGCGCTGACCGCCTAGACCGGGGACTCGCCGCCGGAGTGCGCGCGAGCCACCCGCGCGGGCGTGCCGGCCGTGCGCCGCGGCCGGGGCACCGGTTCGCCGCCGCAGTGGGGGCAGATCCGGTCCATGGCCTCGGCGCAGGGCACGCAGAAGGTGCACTCGGACGAGCAGACGCGGGCCGGTCCGTCCGCCGGCAGCGCGGTGGGCGTACGTACAGCGCTCGCATCGCTCACGCATCTGAAGCGACATGTGCTCGGGGTCTCCTCGGTCGGGGCCGGCCGGGGTCGGTCGGTGTCCGCCGGTCGCGGGCCGGCGGTGCTCCGCCTCCCCTCCTCCGGGGGCCGCCCCGCTCCGGAACCGCGCGGACGGGCAGGGATCCGCACGATCGGGCCACGCCGGCCGAGTCGCCCCGTGCGCCCGTCGTCGTAGACCGTACGCGCCCCGTCCACCACCGCCGGCCGTGCGGGAGCCGGGAGGCGGAGCGGCCCGCCGCCGGGGACGCGACCGTGCTCGCGG of the Streptomyces sp. 1222.5 genome contains:
- a CDS encoding helix-turn-helix domain-containing protein, encoding MRRTTLHLGEPPDVVAAGVGVHGLTSRTDVFRLPELWQLHLYGCHAELVVDGTPHTLRPGRVSLVPPGTTVRHRYRGRSEHLYAHLRIPAAGPEHAIPVVQDAGAELTVLTSLLREAVVAVPGSTERTRAEVWAALWRITRLTPAPAERHGPHPAFGAAVAPVEAHLAEPLTVPEIARAAGVSHNHLIGLFRAATGDTVVAYVRHRRLDRAHHLLRAATLSIPAIAASVGIRDLQSFNKAGRRELGASPRALRASPS
- a CDS encoding methyltransferase; translated protein: MTTPWGEVELTRFPEDPRDRLRAWDASDAYLLRHLAEEQVPLTGTVVVVGDRWGALVTALAEHRPTQITDSFLSQEATRANLARAGVEPGGVRLLTTQDPPPERVDVLLVRVPKSLAMLEDQLLRLAPAVHAGTVVVGTGMVKEIHTSTLRLFERILGPTRTSLARQKARLIFCTPDPALDRPANPWPYSYAVPGGVGAVSGRTVVNHAGVFCADRLDIGTRFFLQHLPGPGAGRVVDLGCGNGVVGTAVALADPTAEVLFVDESFQAVASAEATYKANGVPGHAEFRVGDGLAGVAPGSVDVVLNNPPFHSHQATTDATAWRMFTGAKRALRPGGELWVIGNRHLGYHVTLKRLFGNCELVASDPKFVVLRAVRRG
- a CDS encoding alpha-ketoglutarate-dependent dioxygenase AlkB, with the protein product MDAELFGRERAEVAPGAVHAPDWLGADRQRELLAACRDWARPPAGLRTVRTPGGGTMTARQVCLGWHWHPYAYARTVVDGDGTPVKPFPAWLDALARGAVADALGPAAVPAEPYDIALINFYDGDARMGMHRDGDERSDAPVVSLSLGDGCVFRFGNTDTRTRPYTDVELRSGDLFVFGGPSRLAYHGVPRVHPGTAPPWLGLAGRLNITLRVSGL
- a CDS encoding ROK family protein — protein: MSGNADPRTAGERTPSRARLDRGRGALGPALELVHTGRAPTRAVLTAELGVTRATAGAVAAELEALGLIRVDARPGAAAGSQGRPSHRLEIADEGPVALAAQVHADGFRAALVGLGGRIVATAPGCETVDADPAKVLRSVVEAGAELLRTTGRHCVGAGLAVPSAVAEPDGLALNPLHLAWPVGAPVRRTFAECVRAAGIAGPAFAGNDVNLAALAEHRHGAGRGARDLLCVATGHRGVGGALVLDGRLHTGSSGLALEVGHLTVNPEGRPCHCGSRGCLDVEADPLALLVEAGREPGPEVSLLQQANDLLRTQYGDPAVRRAAEALIDRLGLGLAGLVNILNPDRIILGGLHRTLLDADAGRLRAVVADRSLWGQSGGVPILPCTLDHNSLVGAAELAWQPVLDDPLGALTA
- a CDS encoding DUF1272 domain-containing protein, coding for MSDASAVRTPTALPADGPARVCSSECTFCVPCAEAMDRICPHCGGEPVPRPRRTAGTPARVARAHSGGESPV